GATTGCTCTGCAAGGGCAAACTTGTCAAAATTGAGAGAGGAGTATAAAGAACATTATCAAGCTGCTGGGAACGACCCGAAACATCTGGCACAGCTGGATGAATCGATTTCCGCCAGTTCCTTAGGCGTGGAACACTTCATGCGTGAGCTGGGGCAGTTTTATGAAGCGGAGTACACGATggtgaaggaagggaaggcaaatgaggAAGATAGGCAGTTTGTTCATCTACCGGGCATAGCCGCTGACCTgatgctggaagggtttccaatgGAGCTCATTGACGGAGATGCGTCTAACATCCCCCTGCAATGGGTAACTGATGTTTTGACTGCACTTCATTCAAAACTAGAGGGAAAATCTAGGATGAAAGTCCTAACCGTTCTGGGCGTCCAGAGCACCGGCAAATCCACTCTTCTCAATACTATGTTCGGTCTACAGTTCGCAGTCAGCAGCGGCCGATGTACCCGAGGGGCCTTCATGACCCTCCTGAGAGTTTCAGAGAACTTCCGGCGAGAGCTCCATTGCGATTTCATTTTGGTGATTGACACAGAAGGACTGAAAGCTCCTGAGCTGGCAAAATTGGAGGACAGCTATGAGCATGACAACGAGCTGGCCACTCTGGTGATCGGACTGAGTGACATCACTCTCGTGAACCTGGCCATGGAGAACGCCACCGAGATGAAGGACATTCTGCAGATTGTCGTCCACGCCTTTCTGAGGATGGAGGAAACGGGGCACAGGCCCAACTGCCAGTTCGTCCACCAGAACGTCAGCGACGTCTCCGCCCACGATCAAAACATGAGGGACAGGAAACGCCTCTTGGAGCAGCTCAACGATATGACCAGAGCGGCGGCCAAAATGGAGAAACAGTTCAGGGAAGTGTCCTTTTCAGATATTATGGAGTACAATCCAGAAAGCCACAACTGGTACATCCCTGGTTTGTGGCATGGGGTCCCACCCATGGCTCCAGTAAACATGGCGTATAGTGAAGGCGTGTCAGACATGAAAAGATCACTGTTCGAATTCATGAGGACCTGCTCCCAAAACAGATGTGCCAAAGATATCCCCCAGTTTGTGGAATGGGTGAGGAGCCTGTGGAACGCTGTGAAACATGAGAATTTCATCTTCAGCTTCCGTAACAGCCTCGTAGCTGATGCTTACAACCAGCTGTCAGCAAAATATTCAGAATGGGAATGGGATTTCCAAAAGGAGATGCATCTGTGGGTGTCCAAAGCAGATACGGCAATTCAGAACCACTCTGTAGAAGATATAGAGTCTGGGGCATTAGATAAGCTGAGGCTTGAAGCCGATCAGAAATTGCACGATGGCCAACAAAAGATATTACAGTGCATCCAGAACTATTTTGAGAGAGACAAAGAGGGCCTGCATCTCATAGAAAAGTACAGAGAAGATTTCATCAGAAGTGCAAAAGGTCTTCAGGAGCAGCTGAGGATCTCCTGCCTTCAAAAGTGTCAGCAGGCTGTCCTCATACGCAAGGGGCAGAATAAGATAGATAATCTTCAGGCTGGGTACATGAAAACCATGGAAAGCAAGgtgaacaagctcctggaagagtgtAAAAGGAAGAAGCGCCAGTTGAGTTCTTCAGAACTGAATTGGGAATTTGAGAACATGTGGAAGGAAACCTTACTGGAGTTGGCACCTAGTAACTTAACTCCCCGTAATATTTATGCTGATGTCTACCACCAGCTTCAAAAAGATCTTGCAGTCCATGCCAACCAACACTTCCAGACGTTGCCCATTTtttcagctggctgcaggcagccTTTCACCATGAAAGGCCATTATCTGAAGAACTCAGCGAAAAAATTAAAAGGTCTGGTCTTCAAGGATGGCATACAAGAACAACTAGAAGAATACACCAGTGTCTTGAATTACAAATGTTGGAACTATGTCACAGAGAAAACCAGCACAAAACGGGACTATGATGAAACTTATTGCCGTGAGTTGCTGAGACTAATCAATGAACAGCTTCATGGAAAAGATTTTCACAAGCTTTACACTACCGTTCATTTTGAAGTGGATCTGAAATACTCCATTCTGGGAGATGCGGCGGATGCCTTTCAGAAGATGCATACCGAATTCTTCAAGGCAAATAACCCTCACCGACGTCTAGAGAAACTCAAGCCTCAGTATTTATCCACATTCAAAGACCTTTACCATGAGAAGGACGCTTGTCAGAAGAGGGCCAAGGATTTTTGCAATCTGTGTCTAAAACCAGCTCTCGAAGACCACCTCCAGAAGAGACTTGGGATAGAAATAGTGGATGACTTCCTCAGCAGTGGGCAATCCCTCCAGTACGGAAGTAGGAGCTTCTTTCAATTCACAGTGCAGAAAACACTGCTGGAAGAGCAAAACTTTGAGAACTACGTCAAGTACATAAACAGGTATGAGGAGTTTGTGAAATCTTGGATACAGGCACACCTGTTAGACCATTACAGACAGAGAAAAGAGTTAGCCATCTTGGGGCGAAAAATCCTATCTGCTGTACTGAAGAAAGCAAAAGATGTTCTGGAGGGTTACGAGAATGAAACTGGGCCTTTGGCTAAATTCTTGGAAGATTTCTGCCAGGAGATGAGCGCAGAGCTTATAATCCCTAAAGACGCTCTCAAGGTCATCCTCTTCAATAACACTGCCGACGCTGGGTCCCTGTCAGCGGAGATACGGGCCTGTATCCCCACGGTGACAGACCGCATCCTTTCAGAGCGTTTTGAGATGAGCGTCGAAGCTGTGCTGTCAGGCCTTCTGTTCAAGCCTCAGGATGAGATCTTCAAGAAAGTGTTTGGCTGCGGGAAGCAGTGCCCCTTCTGCAAGGTGCCCTGTGAGGCCGGGGGTGGGAGTCATCAAGAGCACTTTGCATCAGTCCATCGGCCTGAAGGGTTAGGGCGGTATCACGATATTGAAACGAACATACTCGTTTATTCCTTGTGCTCTTCTAGTGTCCATTCAAATGGGTGTTTTCGCAATGCAGACACAGGTGAAAAACTCCATCTTTACAAAGAATATCGCCAGTATTATCCTGACTGGCGCATCCAAGCCGATCCTAGCATCACAGCCTCGGATTACTGGAGGTTTGTGTTCAAAACGTTCAATCGGCAGTTTGCTAAGGAGTACCGCGCCATCCCAGCCGATCTGCCCAAAGACTGGGAAAGATTAACCAAACAGCAGGCCCTGGAAAGCATCCAGGAAACCTTTAATATGAAATAACAAGGACCACCCTTTTCAGCTTTTCCAGTTTTCAGCTGGAAACAAGCACAATTGGTTCCACATCTCTAAACTGCAACGTTATTGGCATGTTCTAGGGTGATCCATGTGGATTTGATCCGGAGCTGATTTTATTTGCTGCAATTATGGAGGACAGAAAATGAAAACTAGCCCAAGAAGCCAAACCTGGAAAGTCCTCATCTGTTCCTATGATTTAGAAAGTTTTATAGATATAATAACGTATAGGAGACACACCAAGTTATTATAGATATAATAAcgtataggagcctcttgtggcgcagagtggtaaggcaactgcctgaaagctttgcccatgaggttgggagttcgatcccagcagccggctcaaggttaactcagccttccatccttccgaggtcggtaaaatgagtacccagcttgctggggggtaaacggtcatgactggggaaggcactggcaaaccaccccgtattgagtctgccatgaaaacgctggagggcgtcaccccaagggtcagacatgacccggtgcttgcacaggggatacctttacctttacctttaggagacACAATGCCTCAAAGGAAAGTAAACTGTCCAAAACATAGTGAGTTCTTCCTTCCACTTTGCCAGACGCAGAACTTGTTCTGGAAAAATCCAGGTGCAAATCAGTGATCTTCTAATATTGCCTCCAAACTGGTCTGTGGTATCTTAGGTGATCACAAGAAGGATTATATTGTAGATCAGACCTCCCAAGCATGGTTCCTGTGGGAACCTTGGAAAGGGGGTGAAAGGGGGCTTTTTTGAGTTATTGATGTTTGTGGCATAGCACAGCTTTATGTAACCTACTTTAAGCTAAGAATCCCCCCCTTTCGCAAATGACAACAGATGCTGCCAGAATGGGACCCTCGAGAAACAATGCCATAGGATTAGggctgtagaaccaaccagaagcctCAAGATAGAACTCAAGCAAAGCATGAATATAAACATTGATGAGAATAAAAGGATATAAACTTTGCTCGTGATAACCATAAGAGGTGACTTCTCAGGGTTTCTTTTACAAGTAAGCAATataagcttcttctttttttgctgcaCTCATGTGGCATTGCTTAATGTTTATTAAAGCATAGGAAAAAGGTAGCTGCTAGATTTTCTCTAGATTTCAACATGCTAGGAATAACTGAAAAACTGCAAGCAGGGGTACACACACGGATGTTTCTTAAAAGCAGAGGTTTTAAAAGTTCACATGTATTTTCAAGAGGTGGGTCAATAGTTCAACTTGACCGTTTCTCCGAGACCGTTTAGATGTCAGCAGACTACAGACACATTTTCTTGGCTGTACTAAACTTTTGTGTTATTTTCTTCATGAAAGCATTAACTGTAAGGCAGATGTGCATAGCCTGTAAGCCCCTCTCTCTCAGCCAATGGGAGGAGGGGTGAGGAGATGCGGTCGCGGAGAGGGTATAAAAAGAGGAAATGCTTGCATCGACTTTTGAGTTGGCTTTCTTGACATGCTCCCATATTAAAGCCTTTAATATGATATTGGAGAACTTGGTGTGCGACTCTTTGTTTCCAGTTTGATAAATGGAGTTTAGGTACTCTGGTTGGAGTGGGGCCCTTTGGCACGGGGACCCCCTGCATAACAACATGACATATTAACTGATTACAGGGCCTGTGCCCGATACATCCCTCCATCTGTAGAATGGGAACAATAGATTTATTTCAGGGGGCTGGTGTGAATAAGGATGAAATAAGAGAATGTCATTCGACTTCTGTGTACAAAATTACTGCACACATTCGTAACAAAATGTATGGTTTATTTTGTCAGAGGGAGGGGATGGAGCTTATGCATGCCTGAAAGTCacccctacctacctacctacctaccactcCATTCTTCTTGACTGGTGAGGGAGGGCTGCTGTTTGCATAACAGTGACACAAAGGAGCTTTGTACATGCTTACAGGCATGCATTCTTAAAGCTTATCTTCCAGAACTGATTTTAAGAATTTTGCTGAGTGAGTCTTAAGGCCAAGCAATACAGAGAAAATCAACAAACTTGTAACGAACATCTCGTGTTTAATTCTTTTGCTACAGTTTCTTGTAGATTTTTCGAATAAGTTGGAGCAAGCAAAAGACCTGGACATATTATAAGTTTATATATTAGTTGGTTTTCTCGGTATGGTGATTTTGCCTGCGCTGTCTATCGGGATAGCAGTTCCCCACGAGAAAACGGCTGAATCCAAGGACAAACACTAAGCCATGCCATTAATTCTAGGTGAAATCCCTCTCCCAATTCTCTCCTCCATATATAATAATATGGCAAACACCCTATATAATAATAGTTTATttgtatagcccacccttccaagtCGACtcggggcaggtaacaacagggaTATACAagaacctggttctccaataGAGTTACGCTCACCCATGAAATCAAAAGCTTTGAGACAAgaatcccctctccctccttaaCTGATTACTACTGGCTGTTACAATAAAGCTTTTGCCTTGCTGGCATAGCAGCTCCAGGATTGGCCAGCCGgcagctgtccagatgtccatggactacaattcccatgagccccaggggctcatgtgaattgtagtccatgaacatctggacagccGCCGGTAGGCCACCCCTGCCCCGCTCTGGTCAATCCACCTCACTAAACCATAACCCCCAGCGTGCCTCGCGGCTTGCCCTCCCGCCCCCTGCTCCCTCAGTGGCCAAGGCGCCTGAGTGGCAGCCGCGCCGTGCAATGCGAGGCGGCCTGGTGTCTCCTGCCAGGCTGGAAGCAAGGCTCTCCGGCTTGCGGGAGATGGCAGTGCCCGGGTGGGAGCGCGGGGCGCGGCTGGCGCTGTGCGCGGTGGGGCTGGCGCTGTCCCTTTACGCCTTCCAcgtggagacctccaaggagcagGACGCCAGCTACCGGGCCCTGTGCGACCTCAGCGCCGCCGTCAGCTGCTCCCGGGTCTTCACGTCCAGGTGGGTGGGCGCCCCCAGACCCCTCGTGCCCCGGGCGCGTCCTAGGGCGAGGTCAGCCTTCCCTTGGCGCTGCGCGCTAGCTTTCTGCGTGCAAGGAGCGGTTTTGTCCGGGGGGAAATTCGGTTGCACGCGCCCCTCTTCCCATCTGCAGCCCTAGCGCAGGGATTGCGCTTTCGTTTAATTAAAGCGTTTTCTGGGCCGCCTTCCCACCAAATCAGGGTCCCTGAAGcggtgaacattttaaaaattaaagcgcGCTCACAAATTCAATTTAAACAACACGCATTACTTTCCTAGATCCCCATCGTTTTCTTGATAAAATGCCCCCTCCCTTTTATCCATTGCCTGGATCTGCTTAATTCCAAACCCTCTTGGATCCCAAATAATCCCATCTTTGACTGTCAGGCGCATCATACAtttatctttttatttaattgatttatatcccgTTGTTTTTCCCAATGGAGACCGCAAGTGGCTtgctttgttttatcctcacaacaaccttgtgaggtaggttagctgaGAGGGTGCACGGCCCAAGGTCGCGCAGCAAATTTCTAGGCACTGTGGGGATCCAAACCAAGGTTTCCTAGATCCTGTTCTGAAGCTTTTAACCTGTacaccagggtggccaaactgtggctctccagtggcccatggactacaatgcccatgagaccctgccagcttgtgccatggacaactggagagccacagtttggccacccctgcgtccACACCTTGCTGTTTTCCCTCCATGTTAACCTGAATTCTGTGATGTGGTTACATTGCTTTGTCACCGAAAACCAGAAAGCAGTTGGGGGGCCTGAAGGATGTAAAATGTACACTTCAATCAACCTGTTTGTCAGGCACGCAAGACTCCTGTCCATATAATTACTGCGTGTCATGGTGGTCCTTTTCCAACTCTGAATGTCTTTAGTATTTCTTTGTTGCAGGTGGGGCCGTGGCTTCGGCTTGGTGGCAGGCCTCTTGGGGCCCCGCAGCCTGTTCAACCAGCCCAACAGTATCTTTGGGATCGCCTTCTACACCCTGCAGATCCTTCTAGGTGAGCAGTCCATATATGCGGGAGAGGAAAACGACACATTACACCTATCCAGTGTAATGGCCAAGCTAATACTAGCTCTTAAGTCTTCCCCTGAAGTGGAAAGGTGAGGTTTTTATCTCAGTGCTCTAGGTGGCCTGGTCTGCTTTTCTAGGTTTGTCAGGTAGTTGTGGGAACGTAGAAGATTCAAATGTGGAGACCTCCCTTTTCTGGGGAGTGGAAATCCTTAGCAAGAGAGTGGAAAAGAGTGAAGTGGGGGGGGCTTCTAGTTCTCTTTCCATTCTCAGCTGCCGTTCCTTCTGCAGCGGATGTGAACACCTTCTGACCCAAACTCCTTGTTGCTTGCAGGTTTCTCCAGCAGCAGCTtggcggccattgctctgctggcttCCTCCTTCGTCTCCATCGCTGGCTCGCTCTACCTGGCCTACATCCTCTTCTTCGTGCTCCATGACTTCTGCGTGGTTTGCATCAGCACGTACCTCCTCAACTTCGCCCTGCTCTTCCTCAACTACATGCGACTTGGCTATCTGAACCAGGCCGGGCGGAACCACGGGCCCAAAGCCAAGCGTCAGTGAGGCAATGGGATAGCTTCACATGGACCTTGCTTtttccttttatatatatatatataacaccaGTGGGCTTCTCTAGTCTGGAAGTCCCTCATACGTCCCTTAGATCAGAGACTCAGCTTTTACCCTTCTGGTGCCAATCGTATTAGGTAGGCTGTCTGTTCTCCATCTTGGAATCAAAACGGATGCCACTTTTGGTTGTACTATTCCGCAGAGATTTTcatcagtctttttaaaaaagagaagtaTTTTTAGCTACTATTTTCTCAGCCATCTTTATTTCTACCTTTGAGTCATTTTTCTACAAAGCGATTTGTACAAATGTACTTTGATAATAAAGTTAATGGATTAAGCAGTTGAGCTGTTTTTAATTGGGGTGATAGATAATAAGATTGGGCATATCTTGgttgctggaggaccacacagTATAGGTTAAGGcagaaataataaaagaaatgtttaaattgTAAGTTCCTCGGGGCAGAGATCTCTCTTCTTTTGTTCTGTAAAGTAACCATGCACATTGATGGTGCTGtataaataaatgttcaacatTCAGATCTCGCGTCAGGCCAGCTTTGTGAATTCTTTCTTTCATCATCTACAGCTtcccagcaaatttctgaaatCTATGTTAGGCAGGTTGAAGGCAACAGGTTTTTGGAAGGTAACAAATTGTTATTATCAAAGCTCCTAAAATTGCTTGGTGCTTTCAAAAAAATAAAGGTTAGCTCACAGGCTTTCAGTCTAAATCACCGGCTCTTCCCTTCCTGCAGTCTCgctttgcttcctccctccccttcttctggtCTTGCCTGCCGCTCTCGCGTGTCACCAACTTGGCTGAAGTTCCAAAATGATGCTGCAGCTCCCATTTTGGGTTACCTAGGTAACAACTCTCAATTTGATGGTACCGACGGTTGCCTAGGCAatcaaaaatggctgctgggttCACAGCCCAATTTCATAAGGACTCTGAATTTCAAaccttttaaaagatggtttGTTTCATcccttcatttttttaatttttaaaaatgtatcctgaATCCGGCTGTatttgttttgtatgttttttaacCTGCACTTTAGATCAAGTTGAGAATTAGATACTGAACAACAGGTTGTATTGTATTCCAGGACCATTTTCCACCTTATGCATTTTGCTGTTGAGTCTCCTTTCTTAACAACCCtattctttctcctttctcctgtgTTTTTGATCCTTCTCCAAGGGAGATACATCCTACTTTGGGGCTCCAGTCTACAGTTTGAGAACAACTTGTATAAATTTCCTTGTTtactatagttttttttttttttactatgctgAGACAAATTTTGATATTTCAGTGTCGGGCCATTGCTGACCCAAGCAGAAAAGACCTAAAATACCtctgtatttcttttttataCACTTTGCATGGTTGCTACAACTGCTGTTGGAGAAAGCGAGGGCTTAAGCAGGTCTGTTTAAGAAATTACAACCGTGTGCAGTGCATACTGTAATATTTGACCCTGGGGgggaaagcagcttccattcatgtGACTTTCAAGAGGAAGGAATGTGTTCTGGCAGTCAAGGAACAGTAGGGGGCAGAACTGACTGCTCAAAAGCAAAAGTGAGAAATATATTTTATGGTGAAGATGGAGATGAGAAATATGCGTAAAgtagaaatctaattaattaactTTAGTGGTCTTGGGCACACCTAATTTCGCTTAGGTTCAAATTGCACAGTGTTCCCCATAGCCTGTGAAATCAAAGGGTTTAGATACTCTTTGCCATTTTGGGCCCAATGTGAAATAGTTAGGCTGTaggaacaaaataaaacaggaacctggggacactttaaagactaacaaccaTTGTTATCTCCTGGGCATGATCAGAATTCCCCATCACAGGTGCCCGAAGGAGAGCATCTGGGTTGAGCTGGAATAAACTACCTAACTACAGtgtaatttttttattattggttgtAGATTACAGAATTTTATTgcaattaattttattatatttttttgtaTTTGGTATGTCCCTCGGCTGAGTGAGGGCAACACTTCATACCTCTGACAAAGTGGATGCGGCCTCAGAGAAAACTTGTGTCATAGTAAGTTCATTGTAAAGGTACTATAGGACTGCTTGCTCCTTCCAGGGGCAACGGTGCAGCCCCTAAACAGAGCCACGGGCTTTTAAATCCACTGGATTCAAAACGGCATCATCTCATGCCTACTTTTCTGAGAGGCAACTCTGCATGGAATCCAAATGTCAGGAGGCTAAATGAGGACAGTGTAGAAGCGGGGGGAGGAGTTTCCTTTGTAATCTCTGGTTGCAGTGCAACACATGACAAAAGGTTATGGGTGATTTAGTTGTTTGTGCAGTCTTATACAAATACCATGCTGGGGATTGGCTTCCTCCGAGGACTGCTTGAGATGACCTGCTCTCGGGGACTGGAGTGGGTCTGTGCCAAGGACTGGTGCCATGTACCTGAAACATTAAAAAAGACAGCCTTGCGTTGCTCTTTGGGTGTTGTGAAATACACCGTTTTCTAACATGGGAATTAAACTCTGTCTCATAAGTTGGTATAGTTCTCTCTTTCCAGAAAGGATGCTTCCTACGCAGTGCTGGGTCCCGGTTATGGCACTTTGCTGTACTatagctgcaatcctaaaaatgctttcctgggagtaagctcacACCTTGCATTAAACTTGGCTGGTCTCAAAAGTGCTGGACTGCAGCTTTATAGTCCAGGACAGTGCATAccgaaataaacaaataaaaatttgcTGTCCTTCAAAGTGCAATGAAAGCCACGTTTATTTTTTACTGCAGCAAACTCACCTCATCCCGCATTTCCAGCATCTCACCCCGCAAAACAAAGCATTTAGCCCTTTAAGCCGCTCATTTCCCgaagactacatttcccatgcagGCTTGCTGCGCTCGCGCGATGCTTTCTGGGCTTGGAAGTTTCGAGAGTCCCCTTCGCGGCTGGGCCAGAACTCTCGCGGGACTACATTTCCTATAAAGCACTGCTGCCCGCTTCCCTCGCTGATTGGCAGCCGCACccctcttttttccttccccctccagaaGGGGACAGCTGGTTTCGTCCGGTCCTCTAGCGTGGAGGCTGCCGCAGCGCTCGGTATTGGAGGTAAGCCGACTAAACGGGGCGGACCATTCTGCTTGCTGGAAGAGGGGACGCTGTTTATCCTGGGTCGTGTGTATTGCAAGAGGTGGAGAGCTGGGGGATGAAATGCGGGGGACACTAAATTCTCTGGAGGGGGCGAGCCAGGATCCTGGGGGGTCGCTTCCTAGCAGAGGGGAGACTATGGTGGGAGTCAAAGCAGGGGATGCTGGGAGTATCCTGGGTCCCTTGTGCTTGTGGGCTgagagctctgctgctgctggggctgcttACGTGCCATGGGGAGGAGACAGGGACACTGTGTTGCAAGGGAATGGGTAGGGACGGTGGTGATCCGGAGGTGGACAACACCAACTCCTTGGGACGAAGCGTAGAGCTTGATGGCAGCGATTCGTAGGGCTGATTCCACCCAGGAAAATcacaacaggaaaatctacttccaaagtgcattgaatcatagaatggaatcatcatagaataatagaattggaaggggcctcctgggtcatctagtccaacctcctgcactatgcaggacattgaaagcacattagcCGAATGGGTGTGGAATAGGGTGGAATCTCTGCAGATGCATCGGGCCATCGAGGCGGAGAGGTGAGCTGGGTCCTTCTGGTCAGCCCCCTGCAAATCCTCCACCGTCAGATCGTAAatgacaagattttgggggtgagacCGTGCTGGGTTTTGTGTCTTGGCTTTGCTGTGTACATTGATGAagcaggacttaaaaaaaaaatcatgtcagTGTCATCTCAGTGACATCTGTAGGGCACTCCAAAACTTCAGAGACGCCCAATGGGAACAGTTAAAGACTGAACAGCTGTGAACTATGGCTTAAGTCTTTTAATGATTGGTGTAATGCAGTGGATATTTTTGATGAGAATACTTTTGAGTATAGTTTATACTTTCGGATTATGTATAtgctgttcactgccctgagtcttATGGGAGGGAGGTATGCGAATccaataactaataataataataagagagcTGCGAACGAAAGTGACTCCCATCCGGAGTCCAGGAGTTGAATCCAAGGGCAGGACAGTAGCCGGCCTACGGGAGTCCTGGTCTTTCCTGCCATGGGAGCCGAGGACATATGGCGCTGTGGAAGGCAGAGGCTGGTATCTGCGACGTTTGACGTTCTTCCCCTTTTCATAGCCTGCTGTAACCCAGGGAATGTAAACAGTTGGGCTTGGCAAGGAAGAGCCGATTGTGGCGTAATCCTTGGCACCGGGAGACGGTTTCTATAAATGCACCTTCAACAAAGGGCATTCGAACGGGCTGCGGTGGAGAAGTGCCTGAGAGGGGGGAATCTTTgaccccactcctctccccaaagGGCCGTTCCTTTTTTCGGCACCCGTCACTTTGAAACGCAAGAGACACAGAGGGCACACCGTCTGCCACTTAAACGGCTGTTTAGAAAGTCCAGGCATGCCAGGATCGGCTGCTGAGCCTCATAACCTAAACAAATTGCGCAATGGAGTTGCTCAAGACGAGCCGAATCAGCGCACTGGTTTCAAAACAATGTTGTGGAGGGCCTTGGGGAGGCATCGTGAGAGCCTTTGTTCAGCACGGCTGGAGGTTCCCTAAAAATGTGCTGTCACAAGGAAGAGCCGGCGCTGTTTAGGCAAGGCTTGGCCAATGCCTTGTATGGACCGTGCACCTCGGTGCgtcttcctgcccccacccccggaaCCCCTTGCAGCGCTCTGAGGTTCCTTGGCAGATGAGTCAACCTGGGcttcctgtagatcaggggtggccaaactggtaactgtagtccatgaacatctggagaaccac
The Paroedura picta isolate Pp20150507F chromosome 16, Ppicta_v3.0, whole genome shotgun sequence genome window above contains:
- the LOC143826013 gene encoding up-regulator of cell proliferation-like isoform X1 — translated: MLNAFQGLLPRTPAMAFETIRRGREKLITFLQRAPDLILDDTAAQGFVSEADYEALDNLSDPKEKMRRLLVKVQVKGEQACHQFLEGIRSLFPDLPPDLWPPGSACSDLKEGYCPPDKALDKSGTENPEGEALKSKDEFSAKDSEDKEFETVSGGQEPVQEVMETENFDEIKKFLKKVGLHKRHRKLTMGDILEITSESLTTVPPQTPEDLPWHFLRKLMALSGTARNTDLVPQDEGDSNEEGDGDEDGLFAREMESVNPLDVLCAVLLCCDSFLRQEIFLKMSMCQFALPLVLPPPKQTFMLWALRDIVRKWRPHCLIEQRGFREESLVKASMPTVSFVRLGRPSLSKSRLLNEVLSSPQQHHDFFLHRDMECGNTPREISDGLVEISWYFPGGRGNLDLFPEPVAVTNLRGDIESHWPQFSFLTQVSSAVLIILEKMSDKQYDMLATLQGSASKYYFVLNADGEKSKETLGLLTGLAPLLGMTKSQILVKEKNKNATEFVKKFRSAIRNIIISPQKVISLEEMAKVSQELRIQTDEDAKICQNGILHANEIIEEIKDVVAYKKKMLKLQGELWRNLAEVEKELCRMKRQADVPVEDYKADLREQQIALRLQQYQCDLTTGITKFINGLQQLHPAEKHFFLKWLKFSLDCSARANLSKLREEYKEHYQAAGNDPKHLAQLDESISASSLGVEHFMRELGQFYEAEYTMVKEGKANEEDRQFVHLPGIAADLMLEGFPMELIDGDASNIPLQWVTDVLTALHSKLEGKSRMKVLTVLGVQSTGKSTLLNTMFGLQFAVSSGRCTRGAFMTLLRVSENFRRELHCDFILVIDTEGLKAPELAKLEDSYEHDNELATLVIGLSDITLVNLAMENATEMKDILQIVVHAFLRMEETGHRPNCQFVHQNVSDVSAHDQNMRDRKRLLEQLNDMTRAAAKMEKQFREVSFSDIMEYNPESHNWYIPGLWHGVPPMAPVNMAYSEGVSDMKRSLFEFMRTCSQNRCAKDIPQFVEWVRSLWNAVKHENFIFSFRNSLVADAYNQLSAKYSEWEWDFQKEMHLWVSKADTAIQNHSVEDIESGALDKLRLEADQKLHDGQQKILQCIQNYFERDKEGLHLIEKYREDFIRSAKGLQEQLRISCLQKCQQAVLIRKGQNKIDNLQAGYMKTMESKVNKLLEECKRKKRQLSSSELNWEFENMWKETLLELAPSNLTPRNIYADVYHQLQKDLAVHANQHFQTLPIFSAGCRQPFTMKGHYLKNSAKKLKGLVFKDGIQEQLEEYTSVLNYKCWNYVTEKTSTKRDYDETYCRELLRLINEQLHGKDFHKLYTTVHFEVDLKYSILGDAADAFQKMHTEFFKANNPHRRLEKLKPQYLSTFKDLYHEKDACQKRAKDFCNLCLKPALEDHLQKRLGIEIVDDFLSSGQSLQYGSRSFFQFTVQKTLLEEQNFENYVKYINRYEEFVKSWIQAHLLDHYRQRKELAILGRKILSAVLKKAKDVLEGYENETGPLAKFLEDFCQEMSAELIIPKDALKVILFNNTADAGSLSAEIRACIPTVTDRILSERFEMSVEAVLSGLLFKPQDEIFKKVFGCGKQCPFCKVPCEAGGGSHQEHFASVHRPEGLGRYHDIETNILVYSLCSSSVHSNGCFRNADTGEKLHLYKEYRQYYPDWRIQADPSITASDYWRFVFKTFNRQFAKEYRAIPADLPKDWERLTKQQALESIQETFNMK